In the genome of Mycobacterium kansasii ATCC 12478, one region contains:
- a CDS encoding EthD domain-containing protein, which translates to MEKVIAVLLRDEPDDDWCARQLGPVADALVELGLPGLAVNVRDGAVRSSLMTLTTLSPPVASVVSMWTQQCYGDQIASALQLLERECAQLGAYLVTESVPMASPETEPGSRTTGLANIALLRRPAGLDEETWLTRWQRDHTSVAIETQATFGYTQNWVVRTLTASAPPISGIVEELFPAEAVSDLQAFFGAADDADLQHRISRMVASTNAFGANKNIDTVPTSRYVFTTPFTM; encoded by the coding sequence ATGGAGAAGGTCATCGCCGTCCTGCTGCGCGACGAGCCGGACGACGACTGGTGTGCCCGTCAACTGGGGCCGGTCGCCGACGCGCTGGTGGAGCTGGGCCTTCCGGGGCTCGCTGTCAATGTTCGCGACGGTGCGGTGCGTAGCTCCCTGATGACCCTGACCACCCTGTCGCCGCCGGTGGCCTCGGTGGTGAGCATGTGGACCCAGCAATGCTATGGCGACCAGATAGCGTCCGCCCTGCAGCTGCTCGAGCGCGAATGTGCGCAACTCGGCGCATACCTGGTGACCGAGTCGGTTCCGATGGCCTCGCCGGAAACCGAGCCAGGTTCTCGCACAACGGGTTTGGCAAACATCGCGTTGCTGCGGCGGCCCGCGGGATTGGACGAGGAGACCTGGCTGACCCGCTGGCAACGCGACCATACGTCGGTGGCCATCGAAACGCAGGCCACCTTCGGCTACACCCAGAACTGGGTGGTGCGCACTCTTACTGCATCGGCACCGCCGATCTCCGGGATCGTCGAGGAGCTGTTTCCGGCCGAGGCCGTCTCGGATCTGCAGGCGTTCTTCGGCGCCGCCGACGACGCCGACCTGCAGCACCGGATAAGCCGGATGGTCGCCAGCACCAACGCATTCGGCGCCAACAAGAACATCGACACCGTGCCCACCAGCCGCTACGTGTTCACCACACCATTCACTATGTGA
- a CDS encoding PPOX class F420-dependent oxidoreductase has protein sequence MTTLNDAVALAVAEKGLAVVATVRADGTVQASLVNVGLLTHPAGGQTVLGFTTYGKVKLTNLRARPQLAVTFRNGWLWATVEGRAELVGPDDSQPWLRDGEQLRLLLRDVFIAAGGTHDDWDEYDRVMAAERRAVVLIEPTRVYGNG, from the coding sequence ATGACGACACTCAACGATGCCGTGGCCCTGGCCGTCGCCGAGAAAGGGCTGGCGGTGGTCGCCACCGTACGAGCAGACGGCACCGTGCAGGCATCGCTGGTCAACGTCGGTCTGCTGACGCATCCGGCCGGCGGCCAAACCGTTCTGGGCTTCACCACGTACGGCAAGGTCAAGCTCACCAACCTGCGGGCGCGGCCGCAACTGGCCGTCACTTTCCGGAACGGCTGGCTGTGGGCGACCGTCGAGGGCCGCGCGGAACTCGTCGGCCCCGACGACTCGCAGCCGTGGCTGCGCGACGGGGAGCAGCTGCGGCTGCTGCTGCGCGACGTCTTCATCGCGGCGGGCGGCACCCACGACGACTGGGACGAGTACGACCGGGTCATGGCCGCGGAGCGGCGTGCCGTGGTGCTGATCGAGCCGACCCGCGTGTACGGCAACGGTTAG
- a CDS encoding hydrogen peroxide-inducible genes activator produces MADKSYQPTLAGLRAFVAVANKQHFSSAATTLGVSQSTLSQALAALETGLGAHLVERSTRRVLLTAEGMQLLPLAQAVVQAAEAFSIAAGGVSDPLHGSIRLGLIPTVAPYVLPTVLAGLTHRLPTLTAHVVEDQTQRLLAGLRDGALDAAMVALPADSAGVTEIPIYEEDFVLALPPGHPLAGKRRVPAAALAQLPLLLLDEGHCLRDQALDVCHKAGVRVELADTRAASLATAIQCVAGGLGVTLIPQSAVAVEAARSRAGLAHFGAPRPGRRIGLVYRSSTGRDESYRRLARIIGEVVVAEQPVRLVTDGADGQL; encoded by the coding sequence ATGGCCGATAAGAGTTATCAGCCGACCCTCGCCGGGCTGCGGGCCTTCGTCGCCGTCGCGAACAAGCAGCATTTCAGCAGTGCCGCAACCACTTTAGGGGTAAGCCAATCGACGTTATCGCAAGCGTTGGCCGCACTGGAGACCGGCCTGGGCGCCCACCTCGTCGAGCGTTCGACGCGACGGGTCCTCTTGACGGCCGAGGGTATGCAACTGCTACCGCTCGCGCAGGCTGTCGTGCAGGCGGCGGAGGCCTTCAGCATCGCCGCCGGGGGAGTGTCCGATCCGCTGCACGGCAGCATCCGGCTGGGCTTGATTCCCACGGTCGCGCCCTACGTGTTGCCGACGGTCCTGGCCGGACTCACCCATCGACTCCCCACCCTGACCGCGCACGTGGTCGAAGATCAGACTCAGCGCCTGCTAGCCGGCTTGCGTGATGGCGCACTGGATGCGGCCATGGTCGCATTGCCCGCCGATTCTGCCGGTGTCACGGAGATCCCGATCTATGAGGAGGATTTCGTTTTGGCGCTACCTCCGGGGCATCCGCTAGCCGGCAAGCGTCGGGTGCCTGCCGCGGCGTTGGCGCAGTTGCCGCTGCTGTTGCTGGACGAGGGTCATTGCCTGCGCGACCAGGCCCTGGATGTCTGCCACAAAGCTGGGGTCCGTGTCGAACTCGCCGACACCCGGGCAGCGTCGTTGGCCACCGCGATCCAATGCGTGGCGGGTGGATTGGGGGTCACGCTGATCCCGCAGAGCGCGGTGGCCGTCGAGGCCGCGCGCAGCCGTGCCGGACTCGCCCACTTCGGCGCGCCCCGCCCGGGCCGAAGGATAGGACTGGTTTACCGCTCGTCCACCGGTCGCGATGAGTCGTATCGACGACTTGCCCGGATCATCGGGGAAGTTGTGGTCGCGGAACAGCCCGTGCGCCTAGTCACCGACGGTGCGGACGGTCAGCTCTGA
- a CDS encoding peroxiredoxin, translating to MSLLTIGDQFPAYQLTALIGGDLSKVDAKQPGDYFTTVTNEDHPGKWRVVFFWPKDFTFVCPTEIAAFGKLNDEFEDRDTQILGVSIDSEFVHFQWRAQHEDLKKLPFPMLSDIKRELCLATGVLNEDGVADRVTFIVDPNNEIQFVSATAGSVGRNVDEVLRVLDALQSDELCACNWRKGDPTIDAGELLKASA from the coding sequence GTGTCCTTGCTGACAATCGGCGACCAGTTCCCCGCCTACCAGCTCACCGCGTTGATTGGCGGCGATCTGTCGAAGGTCGACGCCAAGCAGCCCGGCGACTACTTCACCACCGTCACCAACGAGGACCACCCGGGCAAGTGGCGCGTGGTGTTCTTCTGGCCCAAGGACTTCACCTTCGTGTGCCCGACCGAGATCGCGGCCTTCGGCAAGCTCAACGACGAGTTCGAGGACCGCGACACGCAGATCCTCGGAGTCTCCATCGACAGCGAATTCGTCCACTTCCAGTGGCGCGCCCAGCACGAGGACCTGAAGAAGTTGCCCTTCCCGATGCTTTCCGACATCAAGCGCGAGCTGTGCCTGGCCACCGGCGTGCTCAACGAGGACGGAGTGGCCGACCGGGTGACCTTCATCGTCGACCCGAACAACGAAATCCAATTCGTCTCGGCCACAGCGGGATCCGTCGGGCGAAATGTCGACGAGGTGCTGCGGGTGCTCGATGCCCTGCAATCCGACGAGCTGTGTGCCTGCAACTGGCGCAAGGGCGACCCCACGATCGACGCCGGCGAGCTGCTCAAAGCGTCGGCGTGA